A genomic stretch from Candidatus Neomarinimicrobiota bacterium includes:
- a CDS encoding nitronate monooxygenase: MTNQTKSFCEDLNIKLPIIGGAMYPCSNPELVAAISAAGGIGVVQPLSLTYVHGYEFRAGLRYIRTLTDKPIGLNLLVEKSSQKYLDRVKEWLDISLEEGVSFFVTALGNPRFVVDKVHAQGGLVYHNTTTRRWAEKALDGGVDGLIGVNDRAGGHAGTETATRLYENLIDLGKPLICAGGISDPQDVKSMIDLGYSGIQMGTRFIASTECTAHSDYKQAILDADESSIVLTDKLSGVPVSVIENGYIKRIGVKAGSFAKWMLRGSKTKKYMRMFYTLRSFKNLKDTSGKSGSYQNYFQAGKSVEGIQELLPVSEIIQQYQNILKA, from the coding sequence ATGACAAACCAAACCAAATCATTTTGTGAAGATCTAAATATCAAACTGCCCATCATTGGGGGTGCTATGTATCCCTGTTCTAATCCGGAATTAGTCGCTGCAATCTCAGCGGCTGGTGGCATTGGGGTCGTTCAGCCCTTGAGCCTGACCTATGTCCATGGTTATGAGTTCCGGGCTGGTTTGCGTTACATCAGGACACTAACAGACAAACCCATCGGTCTAAATCTACTGGTTGAAAAGAGCTCACAAAAGTACTTGGACCGGGTCAAGGAATGGTTGGATATCTCGCTGGAGGAAGGGGTATCCTTCTTTGTGACGGCATTGGGAAATCCACGGTTTGTGGTGGATAAAGTACATGCACAGGGAGGTCTGGTCTACCATAATACAACCACCCGAAGATGGGCTGAAAAAGCATTGGATGGTGGCGTTGATGGACTGATCGGTGTGAATGATCGGGCCGGTGGACATGCCGGGACAGAGACAGCCACCCGACTCTATGAAAATTTGATCGACCTGGGAAAGCCCTTGATCTGTGCCGGTGGTATCAGTGATCCACAGGATGTCAAATCAATGATCGACCTGGGTTATTCCGGGATCCAGATGGGCACCCGTTTTATTGCCAGCACCGAATGCACCGCTCACTCCGATTATAAGCAGGCCATTCTTGATGCAGATGAATCCAGTATTGTATTAACGGATAAACTATCTGGCGTGCCTGTTTCGGTTATTGAAAATGGATATATCAAGCGTATTGGTGTCAAGGCTGGTTCTTTTGCCAAATGGATGTTACGCGGTTCTAAGACCAAGAAATACATGCGGATGTTTTATACGCTACGCTCTTTCAAAAACCTGAAAGACACCTCTGGGAAAAGCGGTAGTTACCAGAACTATTTTCAAGCGGGGAAAAGTGTTGAGGGCATACAGGAACTACTGCCTGTCTCAGAGATCATACAGCAGTACCAGAACATCCTTAAAGCCTAA
- a CDS encoding nucleoside deaminase, with translation MDKFLAAAMEEARKGLAEGGIPIGSVLVIDGDIVGRGHNQRIQKGSAILHAEMDCFENAGRLKAADYQKATLYSTLSPCDMCSGTALLYGIPKIVIGENQTFRGPEDYVRSRGVEVEVVDNQECRDLMKAFIQTKPELWNEDIGE, from the coding sequence ATGGATAAATTTTTAGCAGCAGCCATGGAAGAAGCCCGGAAAGGTTTGGCTGAAGGTGGTATTCCAATCGGCTCAGTCCTGGTAATTGATGGTGATATCGTAGGTCGTGGTCATAATCAACGCATCCAGAAAGGCAGCGCCATTTTACATGCTGAAATGGACTGTTTTGAAAATGCCGGCCGTCTAAAAGCGGCAGATTATCAAAAAGCCACTCTCTATTCAACCCTAAGTCCTTGTGATATGTGCAGCGGGACGGCCCTGCTATACGGGATTCCCAAAATTGTTATTGGAGAGAATCAAACCTTTCGGGGGCCGGAGGATTATGTAAGGTCACGTGGTGTTGAAGTTGAGGTTGTTGATAATCAGGAATGTCGAGATCTAATGAAGGCCTTTATTCAGACAAAACCTGAGCTTTGGAATGAGGATATTGGTGAGTGA
- the prmC gene encoding peptide chain release factor N(5)-glutamine methyltransferase, translated as MTIWRVVDIIKSSTAFLEKKGVPDARLDAETLLGDILDKNRLELYLYFDRPLNPEELDQYREHIKRRGSREPLQHIVGETGFMNLTLKTSPAALIPRPETEVLIEKALGLVQDREVRILDIGTGSGCIALSLAQELGKAKVLAIDVSSEALQLARENAVLNDTLVSFQELDILQTLPNIEERFDLVVSNPPYIAPSEKDQLQKEVVDFDPPLALFDEVDGLTFYRRYADILPDLLNPGGHFYFEFGGVHQEKSILNIFMEAGYRDLEIIQDYNGDPRVISGCYHP; from the coding sequence ATGACTATTTGGCGTGTAGTAGACATTATCAAGTCGAGCACTGCTTTTCTTGAAAAAAAAGGCGTTCCTGATGCTCGTTTGGACGCGGAAACACTGTTGGGTGACATTCTCGACAAAAACCGTCTGGAACTTTACCTCTACTTTGACCGGCCTCTGAACCCGGAAGAACTGGATCAGTACCGTGAACACATCAAGCGACGGGGTTCTCGTGAACCGCTTCAGCATATTGTGGGTGAAACCGGGTTTATGAACCTGACTCTCAAAACCAGCCCGGCAGCTTTGATACCCCGACCTGAAACAGAAGTTCTGATTGAAAAAGCACTGGGTCTGGTGCAAGATCGAGAGGTTCGCATTTTGGATATTGGGACCGGCTCAGGCTGTATTGCTTTATCTCTTGCTCAAGAGTTGGGAAAAGCAAAAGTGCTGGCAATTGATGTGTCCTCTGAAGCGCTTCAACTCGCTCGTGAAAATGCTGTTCTCAATGACACACTGGTTTCCTTTCAGGAGCTGGATATCCTTCAGACCTTACCTAATATTGAAGAACGCTTTGACCTGGTAGTTTCCAACCCACCTTACATCGCCCCTTCAGAAAAAGATCAACTTCAAAAAGAAGTGGTCGATTTTGACCCGCCTCTCGCGCTTTTTGATGAAGTTGATGGACTTACTTTTTATCGACGCTATGCTGATATTTTGCCAGATTTACTCAACCCTGGTGGTCATTTCTACTTCGAATTTGGAGGGGTTCATCAGGAAAAATCCATCTTGAATATTTTTATGGAAGCAGGTTATCGTGACTTGGAAATTATCCAAGATTATAATGGTGACCCGCGAGTTATCTCCGGATGTTACCACCCCTAG
- a CDS encoding CapA family protein, which translates to MAVTIQPHNPYFPPIVNNISRSRSTAFLLLLLFLPDLQAEIIYESGNLMEFIGGESTTTAYDNYVSHISEGIADPGYNDYGPDWIDVQTNGFGDYRIIPELGYTLQHWRNIFEALLVGDLDAVDQMLGDSSSTFHYELVEYQDVLYNRTYYIIREQLDLSYMDINQPDIVGDEVEGSFTNGWGLFILNPDASRQHVVVEMPHPCDDFISPYVGTEMFLQTDAFAMMMAGASRELKWTGYGSYTNNKSLSDPSRNANTVFQVFHEVLCDSLMQIGPHSPLILHTHSFDDNLAHTDFQAIVLSGGWDAGNANKPIRDLADDNLDLINFTAEYPIAAGTFGEHPAVRVDEYYRVHYNGTLIYHGASQDYEMPHTYTLLGPNTGVQMNYLRQFFNNGAVYEPWVQIELFEKPLLFQNMEMPLTELYAGGYPSSYHNYSILANYYQPFIDALEAYLQNWVDVPDNSPPEAINNWHTAFDGQSYVSLDWDPVFDTNHKTYRIFYDTDSLTEDSPYLDALSEVRLLNPATDHLLFDNLDPSANYVFQIQALDHFDNIGPLSETITDSIPGHESIHVLENFDDGEISLGSYSDEDQHPDSWELNSSRTFMNSPYSLKLWGNTWKNQTIDPYSITPASVFQIAAYVDHLGEIQGVAFQDSLNTLFYALDGSQQLDIEEWVTVYQGYFPEDTWNLYRLPIGDDWLARFDYDPLLTNIIYINDRDSDPSAQVYFDELFDITNSIAFAPEVDISFTEGLIYRNSTYQRSVDVSFQSIVDDADSDTHSYLWNFGDGETSQAVHPIHSFLVEDDHDYTVLLQVSDESGYMGQATTRIMVEPGSSSLPLNLNFVGDIMIARRYENEGGILETGGVGSIFEPTLEQLGNAADLTIANLECTMTIDGEEHPTKSVVFKGHPDYVTGLVEAGIDLVTLANNHTLDYGLIGLQTTQQALAANNILYSGSGIDTYEAYSPIFTNTKGIAIAWLANSDRTGQYNNYQPYLNAGYNKPGFAYLTPYYLLQQVNTVRDVSDLVVMQMHAGSEYSSEPGAGYDSYEFGTGVLPEDWIAPREIIEHMDLPQDSDEDENYSPLLDVPHMWDREIRHFAIDAGADLVVVHHPHIIQGLEVYAGKLIAHSLGNFVFDLNYHETFPSVILNAEIDAPGFTAFSATPVYLDDYIPVPATGALGVHLLDYLAERSRALDTYLYVDQEGVRASVWLDTLSMPRTHILNRRSFTLEQNGPNWVSAPLDIHHLGNISALSAPAGTNWEYRLGRELLWYGNMEDEGASQWNINSGDEWLDVTEAYAGDRSIGQHRTPASGDNVITNLENRIRVDATKQHSVSAYLKTLNSNNATIQVRYYAGRTTTTALATHNLTPGVDGTSDWTFYHNATSPPYNAAYFDIRLNTDMPIVGDGYTWFDEVHLIEWTNWNTAPALNITSPNDLYFLQLRNSSSMPDPSVEFTETVYNDPQLVTVDLQADETIALVDTEIHFSDLSAGPVGWWEWNFGDGSSSIEQNPAHTYREAGFYEVSLTVLDNLGNPLTETKTDYIRIFDQYLPGDMNFDGQNTVSDIVILVNIIIGEITPTTPQFETGDINGDGNINVQDLVSLVNIILFG; encoded by the coding sequence TTGGCAGTAACCATTCAGCCTCACAATCCTTATTTTCCGCCCATTGTGAATAATATTTCCAGGTCTCGATCCACTGCATTCCTTTTGCTCCTCCTGTTTCTGCCGGACCTCCAGGCAGAGATCATTTATGAGTCTGGGAATCTCATGGAGTTTATCGGCGGTGAATCAACAACGACAGCTTATGACAATTATGTTAGCCATATTTCCGAAGGCATCGCTGATCCCGGTTATAATGATTATGGTCCGGACTGGATTGATGTTCAAACCAATGGGTTTGGTGATTATCGGATTATCCCGGAACTCGGATACACCCTGCAACATTGGCGTAACATATTTGAGGCCTTGCTTGTGGGTGATCTTGATGCTGTTGACCAGATGCTCGGTGACTCCAGCAGCACTTTTCACTATGAACTGGTCGAGTACCAGGATGTACTCTACAACCGTACCTATTACATCATACGGGAACAGCTTGACCTATCCTATATGGATATCAATCAACCCGATATTGTCGGTGATGAAGTAGAAGGCAGTTTTACCAATGGCTGGGGTTTGTTTATTCTCAATCCTGATGCCAGCAGACAACATGTTGTGGTCGAAATGCCCCATCCTTGTGATGATTTTATTTCTCCCTATGTCGGAACTGAGATGTTTCTCCAGACCGATGCTTTTGCCATGATGATGGCCGGAGCAAGTCGTGAGTTGAAATGGACCGGTTACGGGTCATATACCAACAACAAATCACTTTCTGATCCTTCCCGTAATGCAAATACCGTTTTCCAGGTGTTCCATGAGGTTTTGTGTGATTCGCTCATGCAGATCGGACCACATTCACCCCTGATTCTTCACACCCATAGTTTTGATGATAATTTAGCCCATACTGATTTTCAAGCAATTGTACTCTCAGGGGGTTGGGATGCCGGCAACGCCAATAAACCGATCCGGGATCTGGCAGATGATAATCTGGATCTGATAAATTTTACTGCAGAATACCCCATCGCCGCCGGCACTTTTGGAGAACATCCCGCCGTCCGGGTAGATGAATACTACAGGGTCCACTATAATGGCACTCTGATCTATCATGGAGCCAGCCAGGATTATGAAATGCCCCATACCTATACCCTGTTAGGACCCAATACCGGTGTTCAGATGAATTATCTCCGACAGTTTTTTAACAATGGGGCTGTCTATGAACCCTGGGTTCAGATCGAACTATTTGAAAAACCCCTGCTTTTTCAAAATATGGAGATGCCCCTGACAGAACTATACGCAGGCGGATATCCAAGTTCATACCATAATTACAGTATCCTCGCGAATTATTATCAACCATTTATTGATGCTCTGGAAGCCTACCTCCAAAACTGGGTTGATGTCCCCGACAATTCACCCCCTGAGGCGATCAACAATTGGCATACAGCCTTTGATGGACAGTCCTATGTCAGTTTGGACTGGGATCCGGTTTTCGACACAAATCACAAGACTTACCGGATCTTTTACGATACCGATAGTCTCACTGAAGACTCTCCCTACCTGGACGCCCTCTCAGAAGTACGCCTGCTTAATCCAGCCACAGATCACCTCCTGTTTGACAACCTTGATCCATCTGCCAACTATGTATTCCAGATCCAGGCCCTGGATCATTTCGATAATATTGGTCCATTGAGCGAAACCATTACGGATAGTATTCCCGGTCATGAATCGATCCATGTCCTGGAGAACTTTGACGATGGCGAGATCAGCCTTGGGTCATATTCTGATGAAGATCAACATCCTGATTCCTGGGAGCTCAATTCAAGTCGTACCTTTATGAATTCCCCCTATTCTCTGAAACTATGGGGAAACACCTGGAAAAATCAAACCATTGACCCCTATTCCATTACACCGGCTTCGGTTTTCCAGATCGCTGCTTATGTGGATCATTTAGGTGAGATCCAGGGGGTCGCTTTTCAAGATTCCCTGAACACCTTGTTCTACGCTTTGGACGGCTCCCAACAATTGGATATCGAAGAGTGGGTCACCGTCTATCAGGGATATTTTCCTGAAGACACCTGGAACCTCTATCGCTTGCCTATCGGGGATGACTGGCTTGCCCGGTTTGATTACGATCCGCTACTCACCAATATTATATATATCAATGACCGGGATTCAGATCCATCTGCGCAGGTGTATTTTGACGAACTGTTTGATATCACCAACTCCATCGCTTTCGCCCCGGAAGTTGATATCAGTTTTACCGAAGGTCTGATTTATCGTAATAGCACCTATCAGCGTAGTGTTGACGTTAGTTTTCAATCCATTGTTGATGATGCTGATAGCGATACTCACTCATATCTATGGAATTTTGGCGATGGTGAAACCAGTCAGGCCGTTCACCCCATCCATTCTTTTCTGGTCGAAGATGACCATGATTATACCGTCTTGCTGCAGGTCAGTGATGAATCGGGTTATATGGGTCAGGCGACCACCCGAATTATGGTTGAGCCCGGCAGCAGCTCCCTGCCTCTGAACTTGAATTTTGTGGGCGATATCATGATCGCCAGACGCTATGAGAATGAAGGTGGTATTCTGGAAACGGGTGGTGTTGGTTCAATTTTTGAGCCAACACTGGAGCAACTGGGGAATGCAGCCGACCTTACCATTGCAAATTTAGAATGTACCATGACCATAGATGGTGAAGAACATCCAACCAAATCAGTGGTCTTTAAGGGTCATCCGGATTATGTCACCGGACTGGTGGAAGCCGGGATCGATCTGGTTACCCTGGCAAACAACCACACGCTTGACTATGGTTTAATCGGACTCCAGACGACTCAACAGGCTTTGGCAGCCAATAATATTCTCTATTCCGGCTCTGGTATTGACACTTATGAGGCCTACTCACCGATCTTCACCAACACCAAAGGAATTGCTATCGCCTGGCTGGCCAACAGCGACCGTACCGGTCAATACAACAACTATCAACCCTACTTGAATGCCGGATACAACAAACCCGGTTTTGCCTATTTGACACCTTATTATCTGCTGCAGCAAGTCAATACCGTTCGGGATGTCAGTGACCTGGTTGTCATGCAAATGCATGCCGGCAGCGAATACTCTTCTGAACCCGGCGCTGGTTATGACAGCTATGAATTTGGAACTGGAGTTCTACCAGAAGACTGGATCGCTCCCAGAGAGATCATTGAGCATATGGATCTTCCTCAAGATAGTGACGAGGACGAAAACTATTCACCTCTGTTAGATGTGCCGCATATGTGGGATCGTGAGATCAGACATTTCGCCATTGATGCCGGGGCAGACCTGGTCGTGGTTCATCATCCACATATTATCCAGGGTCTTGAAGTTTATGCCGGAAAACTGATCGCCCATTCGTTGGGGAATTTCGTCTTTGACCTGAACTATCATGAAACCTTTCCGTCAGTTATCCTCAACGCCGAAATAGATGCGCCGGGCTTTACCGCTTTTTCAGCAACACCAGTATATCTTGATGACTATATCCCCGTGCCTGCAACCGGAGCACTGGGTGTCCATTTACTGGACTATCTGGCTGAAAGATCACGTGCACTGGACACTTATCTCTATGTTGACCAGGAAGGTGTGCGCGCTTCGGTTTGGCTGGATACTCTATCCATGCCGCGTACCCATATTTTGAATCGTCGTTCTTTTACGCTTGAACAAAATGGTCCCAACTGGGTTTCTGCTCCTCTGGACATTCATCATCTGGGAAATATTTCTGCTTTGTCGGCACCTGCTGGCACTAACTGGGAATATCGGCTGGGTCGGGAACTGCTCTGGTATGGAAACATGGAAGATGAAGGCGCCAGTCAATGGAACATTAACAGTGGTGATGAGTGGCTGGATGTCACAGAAGCTTATGCCGGCGATCGTTCCATCGGTCAACATCGCACGCCGGCTTCTGGTGATAATGTGATCACCAATCTTGAGAACAGGATCCGGGTTGATGCCACCAAACAACATTCTGTCTCGGCTTATCTCAAAACCCTCAACAGCAATAACGCTACGATTCAAGTTCGTTATTATGCTGGCCGGACAACCACAACTGCTTTGGCTACCCATAATTTGACACCTGGTGTAGATGGAACCAGCGATTGGACCTTTTATCACAACGCAACAAGCCCCCCTTACAACGCCGCGTATTTTGATATCCGGCTAAATACTGATATGCCCATCGTAGGGGATGGTTATACCTGGTTTGATGAGGTTCACTTGATCGAGTGGACCAACTGGAATACTGCTCCAGCCCTGAATATCACCTCACCAAATGATCTATATTTTCTGCAACTACGTAATAGCTCTTCCATGCCGGATCCATCTGTTGAATTTACCGAAACCGTCTATAATGATCCCCAGCTTGTAACCGTTGACCTGCAGGCCGATGAGACGATTGCTTTGGTTGATACAGAAATTCATTTTAGTGATCTATCCGCAGGCCCCGTTGGCTGGTGGGAATGGAACTTTGGTGATGGAAGCAGTAGTATAGAACAGAATCCAGCCCATACTTACCGCGAAGCCGGTTTCTATGAGGTAAGCCTTACGGTACTGGACAACCTGGGTAATCCTCTAACTGAGACAAAAACTGATTACATTAGAATCTTTGATCAATATTTGCCGGGTGACATGAATTTTGATGGTCAAAATACCGTGAGTGATATTGTGATCCTGGTAAATATTATCATTGGTGAAATCACTCCAACCACGCCTCAATTTGAAACCGGTGATATTAATGGTGATGGAAATATCAATGTTCAAGACCTGGTCTCGCTGGTAAATATTATTTTGTTTGGTTAA
- a CDS encoding PDZ domain-containing protein, with protein MYTKLKTTVLIMLLSVGVSAKSIHYKLSMPEPHTHLFEVEMRLEGGRGKQVVALPVWTPGSYLVREYAKNVQDVSARSENGTPLIIQKIDKNHWEIRGKRGQDIIVSYKVYSFEHSVRTSFLNSDHALVVPASVLMYWQKNQGRKHHLHVDLPEAWSTITTALEPFNQPGNVDFTAENYDELADSPLELGNQHVIEFEVLGKPHLMALYGASNYIDSVLVADFTRIIEAEAAIFGGLPYDHYNFIFHVEEGRGGLEHAGSSVNFVSRWSFTNEKRYKRFLALVAHEFFHTWNVKRLYPRGIATFDYDNENYLDELWMAEGFTSYYDELILQRIGISNREAYLEVIKDEINTLESRPGKNHQSVTEASWDAWIKYYRRNEHSPNSTVSYYNKGHLLGLLLDLKLISATGGKAGLDDVMLKLYQDFALKKKGYSTQDVRLACESISGLKLNNFFQDYVFGLKPLPYQSTFELAGLALDSTVEKSAWLGAKLSNRGGKVMITRVTEGSPAWNVGLNVNDELIAIDGFRVKSATPQYFGEKVPGDRIICTLSRNGILRDIHLTVGFTPTTIEIVKQIEAPSGQQKQVFEKWLGLEWEAAETESAP; from the coding sequence ATGTACACTAAGCTAAAAACAACCGTTCTGATCATGTTGCTAAGTGTGGGCGTCAGCGCTAAAAGCATTCACTATAAACTGTCCATGCCGGAGCCACATACTCACCTGTTTGAAGTCGAAATGCGTCTGGAGGGCGGTAGAGGTAAACAGGTTGTGGCCCTGCCAGTCTGGACCCCCGGATCCTACCTGGTGAGGGAGTATGCTAAAAATGTTCAGGACGTTTCAGCTCGTAGTGAAAATGGAACCCCTCTCATAATTCAAAAAATTGACAAGAACCATTGGGAAATTAGGGGGAAACGAGGGCAGGATATCATTGTTTCCTATAAGGTTTATTCCTTTGAGCACAGCGTCCGTACCAGCTTTCTCAACTCGGATCATGCTCTGGTCGTCCCAGCCAGCGTCCTGATGTATTGGCAGAAAAACCAGGGTCGCAAGCATCATCTGCACGTTGACCTACCCGAGGCCTGGTCGACGATTACCACCGCTCTTGAACCCTTTAATCAACCTGGCAATGTGGATTTTACCGCAGAAAATTATGATGAATTGGCGGACTCGCCCCTGGAGCTGGGCAACCAGCACGTCATCGAGTTTGAAGTGTTGGGTAAACCACATCTCATGGCTTTATACGGCGCCAGTAATTATATCGATTCGGTGCTGGTGGCTGATTTCACTCGGATCATAGAAGCAGAGGCGGCAATCTTTGGCGGCCTCCCCTATGATCATTATAACTTTATCTTTCATGTGGAAGAGGGGCGTGGTGGCCTGGAGCACGCCGGTTCATCGGTTAATTTTGTTTCACGCTGGTCATTTACAAACGAAAAACGGTATAAGCGTTTCCTGGCGTTGGTGGCCCACGAATTTTTTCATACCTGGAATGTGAAACGTCTCTATCCCAGAGGGATTGCCACCTTTGATTATGATAATGAGAACTATCTGGATGAGCTATGGATGGCCGAGGGATTTACCAGCTACTATGATGAACTGATCCTGCAGCGGATCGGTATCAGTAACCGGGAAGCTTATCTGGAAGTGATCAAGGATGAGATCAATACTCTGGAATCCCGTCCAGGTAAAAACCATCAGTCTGTCACCGAAGCCAGTTGGGATGCCTGGATCAAATATTATCGTCGCAATGAACATTCACCCAACTCTACGGTTTCCTACTACAACAAGGGACATCTTTTGGGCCTTCTGTTGGATCTGAAACTAATTTCAGCTACGGGGGGCAAAGCGGGTCTCGATGATGTGATGTTGAAGTTGTACCAGGATTTTGCCTTGAAGAAAAAGGGTTATTCTACCCAGGATGTGCGTCTGGCCTGTGAGTCCATCAGCGGACTAAAGTTGAATAACTTCTTCCAGGACTATGTTTTTGGGCTGAAACCACTACCCTATCAGTCAACTTTTGAGTTAGCGGGACTGGCATTGGATTCCACAGTCGAAAAAAGCGCATGGCTGGGTGCCAAACTGAGTAATCGGGGGGGCAAGGTCATGATCACCCGGGTGACGGAAGGATCTCCCGCCTGGAATGTGGGACTTAACGTGAACGACGAACTGATTGCCATCGATGGTTTTCGGGTAAAGTCAGCCACGCCTCAGTATTTCGGAGAAAAAGTCCCTGGAGACCGGATCATCTGTACTCTCAGTCGGAATGGTATTTTGCGGGATATCCATCTCACTGTAGGGTTTACCCCAACTACCATTGAAATAGTTAAACAGATCGAAGCACCAAGTGGTCAACAGAAGCAGGTGTTTGAAAAGTGGCTTGGTTTGGAGTGGGAGGCAGCAGAAACGGAGTCAGCACCGTAG
- a CDS encoding geranylgeranylglycerol-phosphate geranylgeranyltransferase has protein sequence MPAFLSILRPLNLLQATLAVILTAAFLDQLSQIETLAWLILSVITINGAGNIINDIYDIEIDKINRPRRPLPSGNMSLMTARVYMITLFMVGILFSSLISAATLLIAGLIAMPLLIAYSAWFKRLPLIGNITVSFMLGLTFVYVGSAFGAIQETIIMGALAFGFTFIREIVKDLEDQEGDREVNAKTLPLIWGESATINFTLLLMVVFIVLDLFPYIFGAYNELYLWLVIIGINFPILICAIILWRFPAKNNFARIQLFLKLNIFIGLAALYLGRPI, from the coding sequence GTGCCCGCTTTTCTCTCCATTTTGCGACCACTGAACCTGCTCCAGGCCACCCTGGCAGTAATTCTGACGGCTGCATTTCTAGATCAGCTTTCTCAGATCGAAACCCTGGCTTGGCTTATTCTTTCGGTTATCACCATAAATGGTGCAGGCAACATTATCAATGACATCTACGATATTGAAATCGACAAGATCAATCGTCCACGTCGCCCCTTACCTTCCGGAAACATGAGCCTGATGACCGCCAGAGTATATATGATCACCCTTTTTATGGTTGGTATCCTTTTTTCCAGTCTCATTTCTGCCGCGACTCTGCTCATAGCCGGGTTGATCGCTATGCCGCTTCTCATCGCCTACAGCGCCTGGTTCAAACGCCTGCCCCTGATCGGAAATATCACGGTTTCCTTTATGCTTGGATTGACCTTTGTTTATGTGGGTTCAGCTTTTGGAGCAATTCAAGAAACGATAATCATGGGAGCCCTTGCATTCGGCTTCACTTTTATCCGGGAAATTGTGAAGGATCTGGAGGACCAGGAAGGTGACCGGGAAGTCAACGCCAAAACCCTGCCCCTGATCTGGGGAGAATCAGCTACTATCAATTTTACACTTCTGCTCATGGTTGTTTTTATAGTCCTGGATTTGTTTCCCTATATTTTTGGGGCTTACAACGAGTTGTACTTGTGGTTGGTTATCATCGGGATAAACTTCCCCATATTGATCTGCGCTATCATTTTATGGAGATTTCCTGCCAAAAACAATTTTGCCCGAATTCAATTATTTTTAAAACTCAATATTTTTATCGGTCTGGCTGCACTCTATCTTGGTCGACCAATTTAG